A genomic region of Porticoccaceae bacterium LTM1 contains the following coding sequences:
- a CDS encoding TetR/AcrR family transcriptional regulator, producing the protein MLTANSTSTEKIREKKRRFLAREQRIVDAALELLLEQGIDRVTVSSIANRAGIGKGTIYKHFLTKNEIFMRIVLDYERTLAENLAKGIKEASRSNPGAAAKAYFQSRLNNPALDRLVQHLEARLEAEQEVEVQLKELHEIRRSNVNSLNAMVAELMKDGILEDVPPHYHYLSCWALAQGAVDLYFNKTLDGLGADDKASLLEYIAGIGVTMGNRGQLGN; encoded by the coding sequence ATGTTGACTGCCAACTCTACAAGCACTGAAAAGATCCGCGAGAAGAAGCGCCGCTTTCTGGCCCGTGAACAACGCATTGTTGATGCCGCACTTGAACTGTTGCTGGAGCAGGGCATTGACCGCGTTACCGTGTCCTCTATCGCTAATCGTGCAGGCATAGGCAAAGGAACGATTTACAAGCACTTTCTCACCAAAAATGAGATCTTCATGCGTATCGTCCTGGATTACGAGCGTACCTTGGCCGAAAATCTAGCCAAAGGCATTAAGGAGGCCTCCAGAAGTAATCCGGGTGCCGCCGCAAAAGCGTACTTTCAGTCGAGGCTTAACAACCCTGCGCTCGATAGGCTGGTACAGCACTTGGAAGCTCGCCTTGAGGCTGAACAGGAAGTTGAGGTTCAGCTCAAAGAGTTGCATGAAATCAGGCGCTCAAATGTAAATTCCTTGAATGCGATGGTCGCTGAATTGATGAAAGACGGCATACTGGAAGATGTCCCGCCTCACTATCACTATCTGAGCTGTTGGGCCTTGGCTCAGGGTGCAGTGGATCTTTACTTCAACAAGACACTTGATGGTCTAGGTGCCGATGACAAAGCCAGTTTGCTGGAGTATATAGCTGGAATCGGAGTTACCATGGGCAATCGCGGCCAGCTTGGTAACTGA
- a CDS encoding DUF1285 domain-containing protein: MNLDAFADLIERQRQSYESIPPVEDWNPPLCGDMDLVVRQDGSWIHQGTPIKREALIRLFASVLKREGNDFFLVTPVEKWRIQVDIAPLFVTSLQIEHRDGSQVLIFETSTGDTVVAGPDNPLWMEKEGRGRNPVPLLRVRSNLDAVISRSVYYQLAEHCESRVLDTVERVGVVSLGAFFPLD; this comes from the coding sequence TTGAACCTTGACGCCTTTGCTGACCTGATAGAAAGGCAGCGCCAATCGTATGAAAGTATTCCGCCGGTTGAAGACTGGAACCCGCCATTGTGCGGGGATATGGATCTTGTCGTAAGGCAGGATGGAAGCTGGATCCATCAGGGAACGCCCATAAAGCGAGAAGCTCTCATACGTCTATTTGCCAGTGTGTTAAAACGCGAAGGCAATGACTTTTTTCTTGTAACGCCGGTGGAAAAATGGCGTATTCAGGTCGATATAGCCCCTCTCTTTGTGACCAGCCTACAGATTGAACATCGTGATGGCTCTCAGGTTCTGATCTTTGAAACCAGCACAGGAGATACAGTCGTCGCTGGACCTGACAACCCGTTGTGGATGGAGAAAGAGGGGCGGGGAAGAAATCCTGTGCCTTTGCTCAGGGTCAGGTCAAACCTTGATGCCGTTATTAGCCGATCAGTTTATTACCAGCTTGCGGAGCACTGTGAATCTAGGGTTTTGGATACCGTTGAAAGAGTGGGAGTTGTAAGTCTGGGAGCGTTTTTCCCATTGGATTAA
- a CDS encoding electron transfer flavoprotein-ubiquinone oxidoreductase — MEYDVVIVGAGPSGLAAACRLKQLNENLSVCVVEKGSEVGAHILSGAVFESTALSELFPNWKELGAPLNTAVTGDDILLLKDGEKERRIPEFFAPKTMRNHGNYIISLGNFCRWLAEQAEALGVEIFPCFAAAEVVYNDDGSVKGIATGDMGVAADGSHKDSYMPGMELHAKYTLFGEGCRGHLGKQLISKYNLDNGKEPQHYGIGIKELWTIPEGQHKQGLVVHTAGWPLSESGSTGGGFLYHIENNQVAVGLITDLSYSNPHLSPFDEFQRYKHHPAISKYLEGGERVSYGARALVKGGLQSQPKMSFPGGLLIGDNAGTLNFAKIKGNHTAMKSGMIAAEVIVEAITNNRSNDDLTEFGEAYKASWAWKELHAQRNFGPAQHKWGNFLGGAYAFIDINLFGGKLPWTLSDPKPDHKQLKPASECTPISYPKSDGKLSFDKLSSVFLSNTNHEEDQPCHLKLADAELPISHNLPIYNEPAQRYCPAGVYEVVEGDDGDKHFQINAQNCVHCKTCDIKDPEQNITWVSPEGAGGPNYPNM; from the coding sequence ATGGAGTACGATGTTGTCATCGTAGGCGCCGGCCCATCTGGCCTGGCTGCGGCATGCCGCCTCAAGCAGCTGAATGAAAACCTTAGCGTATGTGTGGTTGAAAAAGGGTCTGAAGTAGGCGCCCACATCCTCTCCGGTGCTGTTTTTGAATCTACCGCCCTCAGCGAACTCTTTCCGAACTGGAAGGAGCTGGGAGCGCCGCTCAATACAGCCGTTACCGGCGATGATATTTTACTCCTTAAAGACGGCGAGAAAGAGCGACGTATTCCTGAGTTCTTTGCCCCCAAAACCATGCGCAATCATGGCAATTACATCATCAGCCTGGGCAACTTTTGCCGCTGGTTGGCCGAACAGGCTGAAGCTCTGGGCGTGGAAATCTTCCCCTGCTTTGCTGCGGCTGAGGTGGTTTATAACGACGACGGCAGCGTGAAAGGCATTGCCACAGGCGACATGGGTGTTGCTGCCGATGGGTCCCACAAAGATTCATACATGCCCGGCATGGAACTGCACGCCAAATACACCCTGTTTGGTGAGGGTTGTCGCGGCCATCTTGGCAAGCAACTGATCTCCAAATACAACCTTGATAACGGCAAAGAACCACAGCATTACGGCATTGGAATCAAGGAGTTATGGACCATTCCTGAGGGCCAACATAAACAAGGTCTGGTGGTGCACACCGCCGGATGGCCACTCTCTGAAAGCGGATCCACTGGTGGCGGCTTCCTGTACCACATAGAAAACAACCAGGTTGCTGTCGGGCTAATCACCGACTTGTCCTACAGCAATCCCCACCTGAGCCCATTTGATGAGTTTCAGCGCTACAAGCACCACCCTGCCATTAGCAAGTATCTGGAAGGTGGTGAACGTGTATCCTACGGCGCTCGTGCGCTGGTAAAAGGTGGTTTGCAATCCCAGCCTAAGATGTCCTTTCCCGGCGGACTGCTTATTGGTGACAATGCAGGCACCCTGAACTTTGCCAAAATCAAAGGCAACCATACTGCGATGAAGTCCGGAATGATTGCCGCCGAAGTAATTGTCGAGGCAATTACCAACAACCGCAGCAATGATGACCTGACCGAATTTGGCGAAGCTTACAAAGCCAGCTGGGCCTGGAAAGAACTCCATGCACAACGCAACTTTGGTCCGGCCCAGCATAAATGGGGCAATTTCCTGGGTGGCGCGTACGCTTTTATCGATATCAACCTGTTTGGCGGCAAACTGCCCTGGACCCTAAGCGATCCAAAACCGGATCACAAACAGCTCAAGCCTGCGTCTGAGTGCACCCCGATCAGTTACCCCAAGTCCGATGGCAAACTCAGCTTTGACAAGCTTTCTTCCGTGTTCCTGTCGAATACAAACCACGAAGAGGATCAGCCTTGCCACTTGAAGCTTGCTGATGCCGAACTGCCAATCAGTCACAATCTACCAATCTATAACGAACCAGCCCAGCGCTATTGCCCTGCGGGTGTTTACGAGGTGGTAGAGGGCGATGATGGCGACAAGCACTTCCAGATCAACGCCCAGAATTGTGTGCACTGTAAAACCTGTGACATCAAGGACCCCGAGCAAAACATCACTTGGGTATCCCCTGAAGGCGCAGGCGGGCCCAACTACCCAAATATGTAG